In Lathamus discolor isolate bLatDis1 chromosome 1, bLatDis1.hap1, whole genome shotgun sequence, the following are encoded in one genomic region:
- the LOC136005955 gene encoding MAPK-interacting and spindle-stabilizing protein-like has product MDYEPGQTASLTGTRPTPRPPSSTGQHQFRVRTDILVSPYTYRTQELAPARRWPRPVTGPGPGPPAIFPPHGVYHSGTARDPAPGSPSFRLGDRHHWVPRAPSMTSGFLPGAGTPFPPAVSALREEATAPLPLWTAERGDRSTAAGTGPDTPQRRPLPPGRGVVGTHRSPIVLRSGETALRPAQSSLPLPPPPSKWSLPELHSAPFGKSHPWETGGASGPGRFPPRGGVSR; this is encoded by the exons ATGGATTATGAACCAGGCCAGACTG CGTCGCTTACAGGCACCAGACCCACCCCGCGGCCCCCCAGCAGCACCGGCCAGCACCAGTTCCGCGTGCGAACGGACATCTTAGTAAGTCCATACACATACAGAACGCAGGAGCTGGCCCCGGCCCGTCGCTGGCCCCGGCCCGTcaccggccccggccccggcccgcccgCCATCTTCCCGCCGCACGGTGTTTACCACAGCGGCACCGCCCGCGACCCAGCCCCGGGGAGCCCTTCGTTCCGCCTCGGTGACCGCCACCATTGGGTCCCCCGGGCTCCTTCCATGACTTCGGGCTTCCTACCCGGGGCAGGAACCCCCTTTCCTCCCGCCGTTTCAGCGCTTCGTGAAGAGGCGACAGCCCCTCTCCCGCTATGGACGGCAGAGCGCGGGGACCGCAGCACTGCCGCGGGTACAGGTCCCGACACGCCGCAACGCCGGCCGCTGCCTCCTGGCCGCGGAGTTGTAGGCACCCACCGCAGCCCCATTGTGCTCCGATCAGGGGAAACCGCACTTCGCCCCGCTCagtcttcccttcctcttccccccccaccttccAAGTGGTCCCTTCCAGAGCTCCATTCGGCGCCCTTCGGAAAGTCCCATCCGTGGGAAACGGGAGGGGCTAGCGGACCGGGGCGATTTCCCCCTCGAGGCGGGGTTAGCCGCTGA